A window of Gorilla gorilla gorilla isolate KB3781 chromosome 5, NHGRI_mGorGor1-v2.1_pri, whole genome shotgun sequence genomic DNA:
TGCGCCAACGactaaaaagagaattaaatatgGATGATGTTGAGAAAGGCAAGAAGATTTTTATTATGAAGCATTCCCAGTGCCACATTGTTGAAAAGGGAGGCAAGCATAAGACTGGGCCAAATCTCCATGGTCTCTTTGGGCGGAAGACAGGTCAGGCCCCTGGATACTCTTACACAGCCACCATTAAGAACAAAGACATCATCTGGGGAGAGGATACACTGATGGAGTATTTGGAGAATCCCAAGTACATCCCTGGAACAAAAATGATCTTTGTTGGCattaagaagaaggaagaggccaggcgcggtggctcacgcctataatccgagcgctttgggaggctgaggcagatggatcacgaggtcaggagatcaagaccatcctggttaacacggtgaaaccccatctctactaaaaatacaaaaaattagccgggcgtggtggcaggtgcctgtagtcccagctactctggaggctgaggcaggagaatggcatgaacccgggaggtggagcttgcagtgagccgagatcgcgccactgcactccagcctgggtgacagagcgagactccatctcaaaaaaaaaaaaaaaaaagaggaagaaagggcaAACTTGATAGCTTATCTCAAAAAAGCTACTAATGAGTAATAATTGGCCACTCTCTTATTTATTACAAAACAGAAATGTCTCATGACTTTTTTATGTGTACCATCCTTTAATAGATCTCATACACCAGAATTCAGATCATGAATGACTGACAGAATATTTTGTTGGGCAGTCCTGATTTAAAACTAAGACTGGCTTGTGGTTAAATGAGTATGTTCAGTTTTTGATTTTAATAGTAACTCCAATTCAGTAAATGCTATCACTGTTTACCCCTTTTAAAGATATGATTAGGCTTCGTTAGTAATGTTCAACTTTTCACAAAGATGGTGAGTGCCATCTTAAAACTTACTGGAGAttggttttatatttagatttatataactggttatgtgaatatatttaaatactgggGAAATTCCTACACTGTCTTAGAACCAAGCAAGATTCACCTGTGTTTTGTGTTCATTTGCCTCTTAAAGGCAAGGGTTGAAGATAAATAAGGTAGCAATGTCTATAGTTTTGGCCTTAACTATAGCAATCTAATTATAATTCCCTGTATTTAAAATGGTTCCTTTTACTTATTGAAAGGCATTTTAGTGTGGTTTATGTGTAATATTAAAGACTATTCAACACCTCTCACATCTTATAGATCTATAAGGTCACATGCTTTTAAAATAGTAGCAAGTTAAACTTCACTCTTGAATTCTTTACAATCTAAGTCAAACTAAGTTATAATTTAGGATTGTCTTTAAACAGCCATTCAGAAACATAAAACTGTAGAACTGTGTATTTGTGATTGGGAATGGTGCTTTTGCCAACTTAAAAGGATTAAAGTAATGGAGatatacacaaattttaaaattatgtgtgaTTACAAGActaaagataattaaaaagaaaaccacacacacacacacacacacacacaaaactagccaggtgcagtggtgcgcacctgtaatcccagttactcaggaggctgaggcaggagaatggcttgaacctgggaggtggaggttgcagggaactgagatcgaaccactgcacgccagtcggggcgactgagcgagactctgtcccccccaaaaaaaaatccatcatctttcactctttttcttttctttttttttcctgagatggagtctcgctctgttgcccatgctggagtgcagtggtgcaatctcagctcactgcaacctctgcctcccgggttcaagtgattctcctgcctcagtctcctgagaagctgggactacaggcgcctgccaccacacccagctaatttttgtacttttagtagagacagggtttcaccatattggccagtctggtcttgaattcctgaccttgtgatccacctgcctcagcctcccaaagtgctgggattacatgtgtgagccaccgcacccgacctcttttttttttttctgagacagagtctggctctgtcgtccaggctagagggcagtggctccatctcggctcactgcaacctccgcctcccgggttcaagcgattctcctgcgtcagcctcccgaataactgggactacaggcgcgcaccaccatgcccagctaattcttgtatttttagtagagacacggtttcactatgttggccaggctggtccccaactcctaaccttgtgatccgcccgccttggcctcccaaagtgttgggattacaggtgtgagccacctcgcctggccattCACTCTTAATATGTTTTACCAATTGCCTCCTGTTGggcatttatgttgttttcttttattgctgttattattattactataatgATGGAATACATTTCAGATGCTAGGACATAAACCTTTGACCCCTTTTTAAATTATGTCAGAGGAGAGATTCCTAGAAATGGGATTAGCAGGCCGAAAAGCTGAACCCTTCTCAAGTCCTACACACGATTGAGCTGCTTGTCAGAAAGATCAAGCATGTTTCCCATTCTCATCAGCAACACGTGAGAGGACTCAGTGGGCGGAAACACGGCCAGCACTGAGACTGGTCATTTAAAAACTCTGCCAATTGGGCcgtgtgtggtggcttacacctgtgaccccaacactttgggaggcccaggcgattggattacttgaggtcaggaattcgagaccagcctggtcaacatggtgaaaccccgtctctactttaaaaatacaaaaaattagacgggtgtggtggcacttgcctataattccagctactcaggaggctgaggcaggagaatcaattgaacctggaaggcagaggttgtgcgTCTAAATGACTAATAACCCGTACCTGCTTCACAGACTCACTGTGATGATTTAAAGATTTATGGGGGCCACAAACAGTGGCTCGCAgaagtaatcccagtactttggaaggctaaggtgagaggatcgcttgaggccaggagttggcagGAGACCCAAGTCAACCCATAACAGACAGCATTACAAACAAtgaaggatggcttgaggtcaggagttcgagaccagcctgggcaacttagtgagacccctgtctctacaaaaaatttaaaaacaagcaggcagatcacttgaggtcgggagttcgagaccagcctgaccaacatggagaaaccccgtctctactaaaaaatataaaataagccaggcgtggtggcgcatgcttctaatcccagctactcgggaggctgaggcaggagaatcacttgaacctgggaggcggaggttgcgctgacctgagatcacgccattgcactccagcctgggcaacaagagtgaaactccgtctcaaaaaaaaaaaaaaaaaatttaaaaattagccgggcctggtggtgtgcacctgtagtcccagctacctgggaggctgaggtgggaggatactttgagcctaggagttcgaggttcCAGTGAGGTTccatcatgccactgcgctccagcctaggcaagagagcaaacccttgcctcaaaaaaaaaaaagcttttttaggCTGTGCATCATTCCCCTCATGATTATCATTTTTGCCCACACCCCTATTCTTGAAGAAGCAGGATGATGATGGTAAGAGctgatttattgagcacttaatggATGCTAAGTCCTGTGCTACCTCACTTAGTGCTCACCCTGCTGTATAGCAAACAGGGCCCAGGCAGGAAATGGAATCCAACCAAAGGGTACAAGAGGCTTTAATGGAAGGACgacaggggtgggggcagggtgaaGGGGATCAACCTGGGTATTGGGACCAGCAGTGATGACAAGACACTGCAACTTCTGGGCTGAAAGGGCAATGGGAAAATGCAGTGTTCCCGAGCTGACATCATGAGGGGGGCATAGCCACAGTCAGACCAAGGACCAAAACAGGGCCAGGAGTACCCTGACTTCTCTCTCGCCTCCCCTCAGGTCGGCTGCATGGGTGCTGCTCAACAGAAAGCCAGCTGGTAAGGGAGCCCGGGCCAAGAAGTCGGCATGGGAGGGGAAGGGGCGGGGCGAAAGAAGAATAACAAGCATAGGGAAGCAGGATTATCCTGCTCCATGCCATTTCGCAGATGAGAAGAGTGAGGCCCAGAGACATGAAGTAACCTGCCGGCTGCCACAGAGCTGGGAAGGTGGAGCTAGAGGAGAGCCAAGCTCTGAGGCCCTCCGCCCAGCCTCCTAATACAATCCCAGCCCCAAGGCGCGAGCAGAGCGCGGAGCAGGCCAGCACCCCATGCTCCCGgtctccctcctttctcctccctcccctcactgctcccaccctcccaccttctGTCTGCCTTAGCTGGGCCTCCCCTGGCCTCCTCTCAAGAAGGCTGTGGCCCCTTTCCTCTGTGTGCTTCCCCACTTTGTCTCTCCCTTTTTTCTCAGTCTTCTTGTCTCCCTCACTCAGTCGCTGTCTTCATTTCCCTCAGTCTTTCCCTATAGCAGGCTCACAAGGGTGCATCCTCCTAAGGCTCAGTTTCTTTGCCACTCCCGAGCTCCGCCCCCTCTGCCCGCCGTGGCCCCGCCCCTGCCGGGCCGCCCTCCCCTGCGCTGGGCGGCGGGCCGGGTGGcaggcgggggcggggccggggctggCGCGGCGCCGGCCTGAGTCACACGCATGAGGCAGCGTGAGTCAGGCGCGGAGGGAAGTCCCTGCGGAAGGGGCTTTCGGAGCTGCAGTCGAATCGCAGGGAAAGAGAAAGTGTTCGAAACGCTGCTTTGACACAGTGACCTTGTGTGAGCCCTAGCTGCACACACCCCCCCCAACCCACGCCCTCCCCGCAGACAGCAGCACGCACACCCCCGGCCGGCTCCCGGTACGCGGCCGCTGCCCGCACTCCCGGGCCGGGCCTGCGCGTCCCTGTGGGGTTGGGCGAGCGGGGTATCGAGGGTCCAGCAGCCTGGACCCGGCCCCTCCATTGGGCAGTCccttttccagcttccaaaaGCTAGCGTTGCTCACCTACGGCCAGACCCCAGACCCACTTCTCCCACGAGGTGTAAAGAAGGACCCCTGAGGGTCTTCCACGTCACCTCGTGGAGCCTCGTGGGGTATGGCAGAAGGAGGAGGGCAATTTGAGGTCCTGCAGCGCCCGGGGGAACCAGGGATGAACTCCCTCCTGCCCCCAGGctctcctcctcatcctctaAGTTTGCCCTAGAATCAATCGATGGGATTCaattacagaaatatttattaaacaccgaCTATATGCCAAGTTATAAAAACCTGGGACAAGATGGTAAACAAAGCAGgacagtaaacaaaatatattaaccCCTGCCTTCCAGGAACTGGCATTCTAGTTAGGTGAGGGAGatgataaacaaaaaataagcaaatgatcTAGGCTAGTGCTGCCCGATAGAAATAGAAGGGAAGCCACGAATGTAATGTTTAATTTTGTAGTAACCATGTTAAGATGgtaaaaagaaacacatgaaattaagtttaattttttttttttttttgagaccgagtttcgctcttgttgcccaggctggaatacaatgatgtcgactcaccacaacctctgcgtcctgaattcaagcaattcccctgcctcagcctcccaagtagctgggattacaggtattcaccaccactcctggctaattttgtatttttagtagagatggggtttctccatgttggtcaggctggtctcgaactcccgacctcaggtgatccgcccgccttgacctcccaaagtgctgggattacaggcgtgagccactgcgcctggccaattttaatttttttttaaaggaaccgGGTCTTCTTAAAGGGTTCCTTAAGGAACCGGGTCTCTActttgtggtccaggctggagttcagtggtgcgatcatacctcactgcagcctccaactcctgatgctcctgcctcagccttccaaagccctgagattacaggcatgagccactgggcttggccaaaattaactttaataatatattctatttaatCCAATATATCCAGATGttaccatttcaacatgtaatcaatatacaaaaaactattgagtttttctttttcttttttcttgtactAAGCCTTGTAAATCCAGTGAGTACTTATACTTCCAGCACATTTCAGCTCAGCCTAAACACATTCCCAGCACTCAGTGGCCACATGGGCCTAATGGCTATAGCAATGGGCAGCAGAGTCTTGATGTTAGATGTGGGCTGTGGAACATAAGGAAAGTAGAGGCGGGCAAAGGGGCTGGGATAGGAAGCGCTAAGTGGGGGTGGTCTGCCCTGGGCAGCCCTGACCGGGTGGTGAGGACAGGAGTCGGGCCACAGGTAAGACCTGCAGATTACCTGCAATCTGAATCCAGGCTTGGCCACTGGCCTTCGCAATTCACCTGACCTTGCTGAATAAGGGCATTTTCCTCCAGTGTGGATTGGAGTTATGCATCTGAGGCTATGAGGCACTCATTAAATGTTATCCTTATCTCACCTGTCTGCAACAGCAGGCAGGGCACAGGCCCCCAATCTCAGAGTCACATCCTCTCCACCCCCAACTCTTATGGCCACCAAAGGCGGCCtatgccccaccccacccccagaccCTCCATCTTTTATCCATTTCTACTCCTTGCTACAGCAAGATACTTAACCTTCTCAGGCTTCTGTTTCACTACGTAGTAGGTGCTTTAAGCTCTTCAAAGAAAAGCATTGTAGACTTCCAGAAGACCAAGCCACCCTCTTAAGATGGACCCAGGCcaatgctgaggtgggtggggccAGCAGGTCCCAGGTGCCAACCCCACCACACCTCTTTGGGAACTGGGAGAAAAACTGGCCCTCTTTtccggaggttgcggtgagccgagatcacgccattgcactccagcctgggcaacgagaacgaaaatctgtctcaaaaaaaaaacaactggccCTCTTTTCTGCCCACAACAGCCATCCTACCCTCAAAGCCCCTTCCAGCCAAGGACAAAAATGATATGAAAGGATGCATCTGAAATGCACACAGATCCCAGGGAGCAGGGGTGGAGGAGAGGGCCCCAAGTCAAGAAGCTGCTTCGAGAGGAGCTGTTGATCACTGTTATACACTCCACCTCCACCTGGGCTGGTAGGCAACAGGCCCACAAACACAAGAGAAGTATTGGGATCAACAACCAGCCCTTCCTGGGGGACCTGTGGGACCAGGATTGAGACTGCAGCAAGGTTGGAGGTGGGAGATGAGCGCAGGCTCAGAAGTGCCCAGACAAGCAGCAGCAGGACCGGCCTTGGGATGCAGACCTGCCCTTGCCCCTCACCAAAAGCCGGGGAACTCAACAGGCCCCCTGTATGATGACACAGAAAcctgattgtcagcagctcctgcCTGACACTGCCCATGGCGAGCTCCACTGCTCTTCCAGGGAGTCCCGGGCAGCTGCCAGCAGGGAAGGCCCTGGAGTTTCTCTTCTCGCTAGCTTACCAGTCTCCCTTACAGATCCCACCCCAGACTGCAAGGCATGCCCAGTTCCCAGTAGCTGTATTTCCCGCCATCCAGCAGACCTCAGAGGGAAGGCAGGAGTTGGGAGGTGTCCCAGCCTGGGCTGGCCACCAGATTCACGCTGCTCACCCCCTAGGCCACTCAGGTATTCTAGAGACCCCCTAGTGGCTGGGTTCctagaaagtaagaaaataaagaggCTCCAACCCAATTTACAGCGAGGACTAAATAGGTCTTAGAGGGTATATCGACCCCCAGGATTTATGGGTGGGGGAAAGACCTGAGGACTGGGTGAGCAGGGAGCAGGAGAGGAGGTTGGTGTGGAAGAGGGAGCCAGCTGGGCTGCTCCCCACCACCATCTCCTAGCCAGATTCCAGACCAGCAGGCTTGCCCAGCTtggcctgcctccctcctccgCTCTCCCGCCAGTGGctacctcccctcccccactctgctttcctcccctcccccagctacCCACTtcctctgcccctcccccagcccctttcACTCTCATTCAACCATCCATTCACCAAACTTTTGCTGAGCGCCAAGGTCCCCTTAGGCCCTGGTGCGAAGCTTGTGGGTGTGgagaagaacaaaacaaagcCTTGGAGGCTTCCCACAAATCTCCGGCTTGGTGTTGGCCCCTTTCCCCTAgcccacctccaccccagcccAGACCCCCGCCCCTCGACCTCCACCCGGCTCTCAGTTCCATCTCCTGACTTTGGCCCACAGCTTGTGGGGCTGTATGTCCCACCCCAGGCACCCCTGTGCTTCTGGTTTCAGGCAGGCAGCGTACCCTCCTGCCCCTTCTAGGACGGAGACCCCAATACCATACTCAGCCCTGAGAAAGGTTCGGGGTGAGGACGCAGGGTGGCCTGGAGTCCTGGTCTCACGTGACTCCCTAATCAGGGCACTGTCCCCTAGCCATAACACACCTTCAGTAAATCGTGCAGCCTGTAGAGACAGAAGGAAATGACCCAAAACTCATGCAAACCCAGACTGCGGTGGGAGGGAGCCTGCCCACAGCTAATGATGGAGAACAGTCAGGCTTGGAGGCTCAGGGCAGCCAGACCTGGGGTCACTGTTCCCCCTCCACAGCCCACGACACATTCCCACCTGGCTTAGAAAGCAGGAAagaggccagatgtggtgactcacgcctgtaatcctagcactttgggaggctgaggtgggtggatcacttgaggtcaggagttcacgaccagcctggccaacatggcgaaattctgtctctgctaaaaatacagaaaaattagccaggcgtggtggtgcaaacttgtaatcccagctactcaggaggcggagacataaaaattgcttgaaccccagccaggcgccgtggctcacgcctgtaatcccagcactttgggaggccaaggtgggtggatcacgaggtcgggagttccagaccagcctggccaatatggtgaaaccctgtctctactaaaaatacaaaattagctgggcgtggtggcacgcgcctgtaatcccagctgcttgggaggctaaggcagaagaatcggtcaaacccgggaggtggaggttgcagtcagccgagatcacaccactgcactccagcctgggtgacagagcaagactccatctcaaaaaaaaaaaaaaaagaattgcttgaacccaggtggcagaggttgccctgagccaagatcatgccactgcactccagcctggagcctgggtgacagagtgagactctgtctcaaaaacaaaagagaggctgggcgtgatgactcacacctgtaatcctagcactttgggaggccaaggtgggcagatcacgaggtcaggagttcgagaccagcctgaccaacatggtgaaaccgcgtctctactaaaaatacaaaaattagccaggtatggtgccgcaagcctgtaataccagctactcaggaggctgaggcaggagaatcgcttgaacctgggaggtggaggttgcagtgagctaagatcgcgccactgcactccagcctgggtgacagtgagactccatttcaaaaaaaagaaaaaaaaaaagcaggcaagaAATAGAAACAAGAGAAATAAGTTAAAGACCATATGAGAATCCCCTGAAACTTCAGTCAGTGCCTGTTCCCTAGTGGG
This region includes:
- the LOC101129170 gene encoding cytochrome c-like, with amino-acid sequence MDDVEKGKKIFIMKHSQCHIVEKGGKHKTGPNLHGLFGRKTGQAPGYSYTATIKNKDIIWGEDTLMEYLENPKYIPGTKMIFVGIKKKEEARRERANLIAYLKKATNE